The Eublepharis macularius isolate TG4126 chromosome 11, MPM_Emac_v1.0, whole genome shotgun sequence genome includes a region encoding these proteins:
- the MAP3K8 gene encoding mitogen-activated protein kinase kinase kinase 8, with protein sequence MEYMSTDSDNKEEIDLLLRDLNMSEVIDIMENLYPNGDLAVYEDSLISLCPENNKNEERTDSLLFSGREVSLLSSVKYGTVEDLLAFANQVSNATKQFCRLRRQESGIILNMISPKNGRYQIDSDVLLFPWKLTYRNIGSDFIPRGAFGKVYLAQDTETKKRMACKLVPVEQFKPSDVEIQACFRHENIAELYGAILWDETIHLFMEAGEGGSVLEKVESCGPMREFEIIWVTKHILKGLEFLHSKGVIHQDIKPSNIVFMSTKAVLVDFGLSVQMTEDIYYPKDLRGTEIYMSPEVILCRGHTTKADIYSLGATIIHMQTGIPPWVNRYPRAAYPSYLYIIHKQAPPLEDIAEDCSTNIRRFLEAALERNPNQRPSATELLKHEALHPPREEQPRCQSLDSALFERKRLLTRKELELPENIADSSSLGISEESELLKRQRSLYIDFGALAGYFNIVQGSTTLDYE encoded by the exons ATGGAGTATATGAGTACTGACAGTGACAATAAAGAGGAGATTGACTTATTACTGAGAGACTTAAATATGTCTGAAGTCATTGACATCATGGAGAACCTTTACCCAAACGGAGACCTGGCAGTTTATGAAGACAGTCTGATTTCTCTGTGTCCGGAGAATAATAAAAATGAGGAACGCACAGACTCCTTGCTCTTCAGTGGGAGAGAGGTTTCCCTGTTGTCGTCTGTCAAGTATGGGACTGTGGAAGACTTGCTTGCTTTTGCAAACCAAGTATCGAATGCCACAAAGCAGTTTTGCCGGCTCCGAAGACAGGAATCCGGGATCATACTAAATATG atCAGTCCTAAAAATGGGCGCTATCAAATTGACTCGGATGTGCTCTTATTTCCATGGAAGCTGACCTATAGAAATATTGGTTCTGACTTCATTCCCCGAGGAGCATTTGGAAAAGTGTACTTGGCCCAAGATACAGAAACCAAAAAGCGAATGGCTTGCAAACTG GTACCAGTGGAACAGTTTAAGCCATCCGATGTTGAAATTCAAGCCTGCTTCCGCCACGAGAACATTGCAGAGCTTTATGGAGCCATCTTGTGGGATGAGACAATCCATCTTTTCATGGAGGCAGGAGAAGGTGGCTCCGtcctggagaaagtggaaagCTGTGGACCGATGAGAGAATTTGAGATCATTTGGGTCACAAAGCATATCCTCAAAGGACTTGAGTTTCTTCACTCAAAGGGAGTTATACATCAAGATATAAAAC CAAGCAACATTGTTTTCATGTCTACCAAAGCGGTTCTGGTGGATTTCGGTCTCAGTGTTCAAATGACAGAAGACATCTACTATCCCAAAGACCTCCGAGGAACAGAG ATTTACATGAGCCCAGAAGTGATTCTCTGTCGGGGCCACACTACCAAAGCTGACATCTACAGCCTGGGAGCGACCATTATTCACATGCAGACTGGAATCCCTCCCTGGGTGAATCGATACCCTCGTGCTGCGTACCCATCTTACCTTTATATA ATACATAAGCAAGCACCGCCATTGGAAGACATTGCAGAAGACTGCAGCACGAACATAAGAAGGTTTCTGGAGGCCGCTCTGGAGAGGAACCCAAACCAAAGGCCTTCTGCTACAGAGCTGCTAAAGCATGAGGCTTTGCACCCGCCAAGGGAGGAACAGCCTCGGTGCCAGAGCCTGGACTCAGCCTTATTTGAAAGGAAAAGACTGCTGACCAGGAAGGAGCTGGAATTGCCAGAAAACATTGCTG ATTCTTCATCTCTTGGGATTTCTGAGGAATCAGAGCTGTTGAAGCGACAACGATCACTGTACATAGACTTTGGGGCATTAGCTGGCTATTTCAACATCGTCCAAGGATCAACGACCCTAGATTATGAATAA